The Microcebus murinus isolate Inina chromosome 4, M.murinus_Inina_mat1.0, whole genome shotgun sequence genome has a segment encoding these proteins:
- the DENND2B gene encoding DENN domain-containing protein 2B isoform X3: MPKENPYEDVDLKSRRAGRKSQQLSENSLDSLHRMWSPQDRKYNNPPTQLSLKPSTQSLRSGNWSERKSHRLPRLPKRHSHDDMLLLAQLSLPSSPSSLNEDSLSTTSELLSSRRARRIPKLVQRINSIYNAKRGKKRLKKLSMSSIETASLRDENSESESDSDDRFKAHTQRLVHIQSMLKRAPSYRTLELELLEWQERELFEYFVVVSLKKKPSRNTYLPEVSYQFPKLDRPTKQMREAEERLKAIPQFCFPDAKDWLPVSEYSSETFSFMLTGEDGSRRFGYCRRLLPSGKGPRLPEVYCVISRLGCFGLFSKVLDEVERRRGISAALVYPFMRSLMESPFPAPGKTIKVKTFLPGAGNEVLELRRPMDSRLEHVDFECLFTCLSVRQLIRIFASLLLERRVIFVADKLSTLSSCSHAVVALLYPFSWQHTFIPVLPASMIDIVCCPTPFLVGLLSSSLPKLKELPVEEALMVNLGSDRFIRQMDDEDTLLPRKLQAALEQALERKNELISQDSDSDSDDECNTLNGLVSEVFIRFFVETVGHYSLFLTQSEKGERAFQREAFRKSVASKSIRRFLEVFMESQMFAGFIQDRELRKCRAKGLFEQRVEQYLEELPDTEQSGMNKFLRGLGNKMKFLHKKN; encoded by the exons ATGCCTAAGGAGAATCCATATGAGGATGTGGACTTAAAGAGCCGACGAGCAGGACGAAAATCCCAGCAACTGTCTGAGAACTCCTTGGACTCTTTGCACAGGATGTGGAGTCCTCAGGACAGGAAGTACAACAACCCACCCACGCAG CTCTCCCTGAAACCTAGCACCCAGTCCCTGCGCAGTGGGAACTGGTCAGAAAGGAAGAGCCACCGGCTGCCACGATTACCCAAGAGGCATAGCCATGACGACATGCTGCTGCTGGCTCAGCTGAGCCTGCCGTCTTCACCCTCCAGCCTCAACGAAGACAGCCTCAGCACCACGAGTGAGCTGCTGTCCAGCCGCCGGGCCCGCCGCATTCCCAAG CTTGTCCAAAGAATTAACTCCATCTACAATGCCaagaggggaaagaagaggttAAAAAAGCTATCTATGTCCAGCATTGAGACAGCGTCACTGAGAG ATGAGAATAGTGAGAGCGAGAGCGACTCTGACGACAGGTTCAAAG cccacacACAGCGCCTAGTCCACATCCAGTCAATGCTGAAGCGTGCGCCCAGCTATCGGACCCTGGAGCTGGAGCTGCTTGAGTGGCAGGAGCGGGAGCTTTTTGAGTACTTTGTGGTGGTGTCCCTCAAGAAGAAGCCATCCCGAAACACCTACCTCCCTGAAGTCTCCTACCAGTTTCCTAAG CTGGACCGACCCACCAAGCAAATGCGGGAGGCAGAGGAAAGGCTCAAGGCTATCCCCCAGTTTTGCTTCCCTGATGCCAAGGACTGGCTCCCTGTCTCAGAGTACAGCAG TGAGACCTTTTCTTTCATGCTGACTGGGGAAGATGGCAGCAGACGCTTTGGCTATTGCAGGCGCTTATTG CCAAGTGGGAAAGGGCCCCGGTTGCCAGAGGTGTACTGTGTCATCAGCCGCCTTGGCTGCTTCGGCTTGTTTTCCAAG GTCCTAGATGAGGTGGAGCGCCGGCGTGGGATCTCTGCTGCATTGGTCTATCCCTTCATGAGAAGCCTCATGGAGTcacccttcccagccccaggGAAGACCATCAAGGTGAAGACATTCCTGCCAGGTGCTGGCAATGAG GTGTTGGAGCTGCGGCGGCCCATGGACTCCCGGCTGGAGCATGTGGACTTTGAGTGCCTTTTTACCTGCCTCAGCGTGCGCCAGCTCATCCGCATCTTTGCCTCACTGCTGCTGGAGCGCCGGGTCATTTTTGTGGCAGATAAGCTCAG TACCCTCTCCAGCTGTTCCCATGCAGTGGTGGCCTTGCTCTACCCCTTCTCCTGGCAGCACACCTTCATTCCTGTCCTCCCGGCCTCCATGATTGACATCGTCTGCTGTCCCACACCCTTCCTGGTTGGCCTGCTCTCCAGCTCCCTCCCCAAACTGAAGGAGTTGCCTGTGGAGGAG GCGCTGATGGTGAATCTGGGATCTGACCGATTCATCCGACAG ATGGATGATGAGGACACATTGTTACCTAGGAAGTTACAGGCAGCTCTGGAGCAGGCTCTAGAGAGGAAGAATGAACTGATCTCCCAGGACTCTGACAGCGACTCCGATGATG aATGTAATACCCTCAATGGGCTGGTGTCGGAGGTGTTTATCCGGTTCTTTGTGGAGACTGTTGGGCACTACTCCCTCTTCCTGACACAGAGTGAGAAGGGGGAGAGGGCCTTTCAGCGAGAGGCCTTCCGCAAGTCTGTGGCCTCCAAAAGCATCCGCCGTTTTCTTGAGGTTTTTATGGAATCTCAGATGTTTGCTGGCTTCATCCAAGACAGGGAGCTAAGGAAGTGTCGGGCAAAgg GCCTGTTTGAGCAGCGAGTAGAGCAGTATTTAGAGGAACTCCCTGACACTGAACAGAGTGGAATGAATAAGTTTCTCCGAGGTTTGG GCAACAAAATGAAGTTCCTCCACAAGAAGAATTAA
- the DENND2B gene encoding DENN domain-containing protein 2B isoform X2, translated as MTMTANKNSSITHGARGTKAPRETLSRKSFEFEDASSLQSLYPSSPTENGTESQPKFGSKSTLEENAYEDIVGDMPKENPYEDVDLKSRRAGRKSQQLSENSLDSLHRMWSPQDRKYNNPPTQLSLKPSTQSLRSGNWSERKSHRLPRLPKRHSHDDMLLLAQLSLPSSPSSLNEDSLSTTSELLSSRRARRIPKLVQRINSIYNAKRGKKRLKKLSMSSIETASLRDENSESESDSDDRFKAHTQRLVHIQSMLKRAPSYRTLELELLEWQERELFEYFVVVSLKKKPSRNTYLPEVSYQFPKLDRPTKQMREAEERLKAIPQFCFPDAKDWLPVSEYSSETFSFMLTGEDGSRRFGYCRRLLPSGKGPRLPEVYCVISRLGCFGLFSKVLDEVERRRGISAALVYPFMRSLMESPFPAPGKTIKVKTFLPGAGNEVLELRRPMDSRLEHVDFECLFTCLSVRQLIRIFASLLLERRVIFVADKLSTLSSCSHAVVALLYPFSWQHTFIPVLPASMIDIVCCPTPFLVGLLSSSLPKLKELPVEEALMVNLGSDRFIRQMDDEDTLLPRKLQAALEQALERKNELISQDSDSDSDDECNTLNGLVSEVFIRFFVETVGHYSLFLTQSEKGERAFQREAFRKSVASKSIRRFLEVFMESQMFAGFIQDRELRKCRAKGLFEQRVEQYLEELPDTEQSGMNKFLRGLGNKMKFLHKKN; from the exons AAAATCCTTTGAGTTTGAGGATGCATCTAGTCTCCAGTCCCTGTACCCTTCTTCTCCCACTGAGAATGGTACTGAGAGCCAACCCAAATTTGGATCCAAAAGCACTTTAGAAGAGAATGCCTATGAAGATATTGTGG GAGATATGCCTAAGGAGAATCCATATGAGGATGTGGACTTAAAGAGCCGACGAGCAGGACGAAAATCCCAGCAACTGTCTGAGAACTCCTTGGACTCTTTGCACAGGATGTGGAGTCCTCAGGACAGGAAGTACAACAACCCACCCACGCAG CTCTCCCTGAAACCTAGCACCCAGTCCCTGCGCAGTGGGAACTGGTCAGAAAGGAAGAGCCACCGGCTGCCACGATTACCCAAGAGGCATAGCCATGACGACATGCTGCTGCTGGCTCAGCTGAGCCTGCCGTCTTCACCCTCCAGCCTCAACGAAGACAGCCTCAGCACCACGAGTGAGCTGCTGTCCAGCCGCCGGGCCCGCCGCATTCCCAAG CTTGTCCAAAGAATTAACTCCATCTACAATGCCaagaggggaaagaagaggttAAAAAAGCTATCTATGTCCAGCATTGAGACAGCGTCACTGAGAG ATGAGAATAGTGAGAGCGAGAGCGACTCTGACGACAGGTTCAAAG cccacacACAGCGCCTAGTCCACATCCAGTCAATGCTGAAGCGTGCGCCCAGCTATCGGACCCTGGAGCTGGAGCTGCTTGAGTGGCAGGAGCGGGAGCTTTTTGAGTACTTTGTGGTGGTGTCCCTCAAGAAGAAGCCATCCCGAAACACCTACCTCCCTGAAGTCTCCTACCAGTTTCCTAAG CTGGACCGACCCACCAAGCAAATGCGGGAGGCAGAGGAAAGGCTCAAGGCTATCCCCCAGTTTTGCTTCCCTGATGCCAAGGACTGGCTCCCTGTCTCAGAGTACAGCAG TGAGACCTTTTCTTTCATGCTGACTGGGGAAGATGGCAGCAGACGCTTTGGCTATTGCAGGCGCTTATTG CCAAGTGGGAAAGGGCCCCGGTTGCCAGAGGTGTACTGTGTCATCAGCCGCCTTGGCTGCTTCGGCTTGTTTTCCAAG GTCCTAGATGAGGTGGAGCGCCGGCGTGGGATCTCTGCTGCATTGGTCTATCCCTTCATGAGAAGCCTCATGGAGTcacccttcccagccccaggGAAGACCATCAAGGTGAAGACATTCCTGCCAGGTGCTGGCAATGAG GTGTTGGAGCTGCGGCGGCCCATGGACTCCCGGCTGGAGCATGTGGACTTTGAGTGCCTTTTTACCTGCCTCAGCGTGCGCCAGCTCATCCGCATCTTTGCCTCACTGCTGCTGGAGCGCCGGGTCATTTTTGTGGCAGATAAGCTCAG TACCCTCTCCAGCTGTTCCCATGCAGTGGTGGCCTTGCTCTACCCCTTCTCCTGGCAGCACACCTTCATTCCTGTCCTCCCGGCCTCCATGATTGACATCGTCTGCTGTCCCACACCCTTCCTGGTTGGCCTGCTCTCCAGCTCCCTCCCCAAACTGAAGGAGTTGCCTGTGGAGGAG GCGCTGATGGTGAATCTGGGATCTGACCGATTCATCCGACAG ATGGATGATGAGGACACATTGTTACCTAGGAAGTTACAGGCAGCTCTGGAGCAGGCTCTAGAGAGGAAGAATGAACTGATCTCCCAGGACTCTGACAGCGACTCCGATGATG aATGTAATACCCTCAATGGGCTGGTGTCGGAGGTGTTTATCCGGTTCTTTGTGGAGACTGTTGGGCACTACTCCCTCTTCCTGACACAGAGTGAGAAGGGGGAGAGGGCCTTTCAGCGAGAGGCCTTCCGCAAGTCTGTGGCCTCCAAAAGCATCCGCCGTTTTCTTGAGGTTTTTATGGAATCTCAGATGTTTGCTGGCTTCATCCAAGACAGGGAGCTAAGGAAGTGTCGGGCAAAgg GCCTGTTTGAGCAGCGAGTAGAGCAGTATTTAGAGGAACTCCCTGACACTGAACAGAGTGGAATGAATAAGTTTCTCCGAGGTTTGG GCAACAAAATGAAGTTCCTCCACAAGAAGAATTAA
- the RPL27A gene encoding large ribosomal subunit protein uL15 codes for MPSRLRKTRKLRGHVSHGHGRIGKHRKHPGGRGNAGGMHHHRINFDKYHPGYFGKVGMRHYHLKRNQSFCPTVNLDKLWTLVSEQTRVNAAKNKTGAAPIIDVVRSGYYKVLGKGKLPKQPVIVKAKFFSRRAEEKIKGVGGACVLVA; via the exons ATG CCATCCAGACTGAGGAAGACCCGGAAGCTTCGGGGCCACGTGAGCCACGGCCACGGCCGCATCG GCAAGCATCGGAAGCACCCAGGAGGCCGAGGAAATGCTGGTGGCATGCATCACCACAGGATTAACTTTGACAAATA TCACCCAGGTTACTTTGGGAAAGTTGGTATGAGGCATTACCACTTAAAGAGGAACCAGAGCTTTTGCCCAACTGTCAACCTTGATAAATTGTGGACATTGGTCAGTGAGCAGACACGGGTAAATGCTGCCAAAAACAAGACTGGAGCTGCTCCCATTATTGATGTGGTGCGATCG gGCTACTACAAAGTTCTGGGGAAGGGAAAGCTCCCAAAGCAGCCAGTCATCGTGAAGGCCAAGTTTTTCAGCAGAAGAGCTGAGGAGAAGATTAAGGGTGTTGGGGGAGCTTGTGTCTTGGTGGCTTGA